The genome window GAGCGAATGCGCAGTTTCTCTCGTACTTTTGATACCTCTTTCGGTAATACGCCGGGAAAGCGACGATTCATCTGCTCGAGCACCAACGTGCCATAGGCAGCCTCGCGGTAGGCGGCCGCAGCCAGGGGCCTAAACTGGGGCGAGCTGGTTGTAGAGCCCAGCTCCACCGGCTGGGCCGAAAGCAGACGGGCCGAGGCTTCATAGACACGTGGTTGAATGGTGCTCAGTAGGTAAGCCACAACCGCAATTACCACCGAAGCTCCCAGCAAAGCCCACATATAGCGGCTAAAGCTCAGGAGCAAGCGGTCGAAATCGGTCATGCTGGATGTACTTCTCATCATATTTCCTCGAGTTTTTTGACAGAGATCAATAATGTGCCGGGGTACCCCTCTTGGTTAGCCCGGCCCTTGTGGTCTCAGCCTAACCGTATTGGCCTGGGAACGCTAGCGAAAATAACCCGATGCCCCCCGAAATAACTCTTTCTACAAGCAGTTAACGCTCGGGGTTACGCAGAATAACCGGCAGCCCGAATCAGGCTGTGTACCATTGAAGCAGGGATGATGGGGATGCTCCCGAGCCAGGGCAAAACAAAAAATCCTCACTGCCTTGTATGACCCGAATCAAAGGTTTTTTGACACAAACGTCCTTTATGGGGAACGCGGCCCTACTGGCCAGCAGTACGGTGCTGGGTCAGGGCCTGGTCGTCCTGATACAGCCCCTTCTGACCCGTATATATAAGCCGGAGGATTTTGGCTGGTGGGCTTTGTATGGCTCCATCCTTTCTTTGGCGGCAGTGGTGATTAACCTTCGCTACGAGCAGGCCATCCAGCTACCCAAAGAAGAGCCAGAAGCCCGTGGGCTTTTGCTAATTGCAGTGGGAGCTGGCCTGGGCCTGAGCCTGCTGATAAGTGGTTTTTTTTGGTTTTTTCGGGATGTCTTCTCGACCTGGTTGGGCGCCCAAATCCCAGGCTGGTTCGCGGCTCTGGTGGGGGTGGGGCTGGCTTGCATAGCCCTCATGCAATCGGGCAGTATGTGGGCCTTGCGGCTGCAGCGCTTTGGTGCACTGGCCCAGACCAAGTTTCAGCAAGGCTTATGGCAGGCTTTGGCCCAGGTGGGTCTGGGGCTGCTTGTTAAGGGGCCAGCGGGGCTTTTACTGGGCGACGTCTTGGGGCGCTTGGGGGGAGTTCAGGCTTTGTGGCGTTTGTTGCCCCGGAGCCTCGAGGGCATCACCTGGCGCACCTTGCAACAGACGGCCCGCCGCTACCGGAGTTTCCTGGTTTTTGGCACCAGCGCTGCTTTACTAACCGCGGCCAGCTTTCACCTACCGTTTATTTTGTTGACCGCTTTTTTTGGTGCTGCTGCGATGGGTCAGTTTAGCCTGAGTTACCGCATTACCACCATCCCCGTAACCCTGGTGGCCCAGTCCATTGGGCAGGTCTTTTTTGCGCGCGCTGCCGCAGCCCGTGAGACCCCCGAGCTGGCCCAGCTCACCATCCGAACTGCCACCATGCTGATAGCGGTGGGTTTGCCGGTATTTGGTGCATTGTTTGTGGTCTCGCCCCAGGCCTTCCCTCTGATTTTTGGGCCCAACTGGTACGAAGCCGGGGTGTATGCCCGCTTACTTGCACCATACTTACTCCTCTCTATTGTGGCCCAACCCCTTTCTACCTTGCTCACTGTTAGGGAATGGCAGCAAGCCTTGTTGGTTTTTACTGTCTTTGAGCTGGCCTTACGCATGGGGGCCATCTACTGGGGTATTGCCACCCAGCAGATGTACTGGGCAGTTTTTTTGTTCGCCTCGAGCAGTGCGCTGGTGGCCGGAATATCGCTGGGCCTATTTTTCCGCGCAGCCGGGGCGCGCTGGGCCGATTTTTGGCGAAGTTTACGCAGGTACATCTGGCTCAACCTGCCTGCTTTGTTGCTGCTGTGGGGGCTCACCCACTGGGTTGCGGGCTGGAGCCTGTTGGGGCTAACGGTATTAGTTAGTGCTACCGTTTTATTGTTCACTGCCAGGGAACTTAGGAAGGAAGGTTTGGTATGAGATCGGTTGCGCCAGTAACGGCGGCCTTGTTGTTCCCTTTATGGTCTTGGCTGGCCTTCCCACAAATTTTGCTCTACCTATACACTTTTAGCCTGCCGCTCGAGGGGGTTTTTGCTATCGAAGGGGTGTTTACCCTATCCAAGGCACTCCTGGGCCTATTTTTGCTTTCTTTAGTTTTTCAAATCAGGCGCCCCAAAATCGCCTGGTTTCCGGCCCTAGTTTTAACCTGGCGACTCATTCCAAGGTTACGTATTTCCATACTGGCTGCAGCCCTGATGCTGTGGCTTTTTCTAAGCTATTTTTGGTCGGCCGAACCATCGGCTACCTGGGATAAGCTTCAGGCCTGGGCGCAGCAACTGATAGGTGCTATGGCTATCGCTTTTTTTATCATGGCCAGGCCCCAAACCCTCCAGCCCGTTCTGTTTTCCTACTCGCTGGGGGCTGGTATTGCGGCGGTTCAGGGTGTCTCCAACTACCTGCGCAACCCGTTGAGCCGCACTACCTTTACGGGGGCAGCCGATGCCGCCGATTTCGCAGCGGTGGTGTTGCTTGGTTCCTTGGTGGCGGTAGGGCTGTGGCTGACTACAAAAAGTCCCTGGATGCGCTGGTACAGCATTCTTTGCTTTGCGCTTTGCACCCTGGCAGTGGTGCTTTCCGGCACCCGCAGCGCCTGGGTAGCCATCGTTATTACCTTAGCGCTGGTGGTACTGCCCCGCCTGGGTTGGCGGCAGTTTCTTTCGCTGGGTGTGGCCTTTGGCCTGGTGGGCCTGGCGCTGTTTCAGTTGCCTGCGGTCAACCAGTTCCTGACCTACCGCATTACCTCGGCGGCCGAGGATGGGGGGGCCGGTCGCACGGCCATCTGGGCGGTCGGATGGCAGATCGCGCAACAAAATCTCATCTTTGGGCATGGCCTGGGCACCTTTACCGCTTTGTTCGGGCAGGGGGTTGCTGCCGAGTCTGACCTCGAGTCCATTGATACCTACTACATCACCGATGGCCGGGGGGCCCATAACATCTACTTGGAGCTTGTTAGCGAAGTGGGTCTTATAGGACTGGGCATTTTCTTGAGCTGGATGTGGGTGCTGTTGCAAGTCAGCCTGCGGCAATCGGTACACCCGGATCTGATTCTGATTCTCAAGGCCTGTCTACTGGCCTACCTGATCCAGGGGGCGTTTTTGGGGATTTTGGAGCGCAAATACCTGTGGCTTACCATAGCGCTTCTACACGGTCTGGCCATGATGGTTCGAGGTAACAGCTATGCGCGTATTGTTTCTAAGCCCTGATTTTCCTTCGAATGTACACCCTTCAGCCTGCATTTTCGTGCAGACCCAGGCCGTAGAACTCCAGCGCCTGGGGGTGCAGGTGGATGTATACGCCCCCACGCCGGCAGTACTACCCGGAATGGCCCGACTAAAACCAGCCTGGCAGGCCTACACCCAAATTCCTTCCCGG of Meiothermus sp. contains these proteins:
- a CDS encoding lipopolysaccharide biosynthesis protein, which gives rise to MTRIKGFLTQTSFMGNAALLASSTVLGQGLVVLIQPLLTRIYKPEDFGWWALYGSILSLAAVVINLRYEQAIQLPKEEPEARGLLLIAVGAGLGLSLLISGFFWFFRDVFSTWLGAQIPGWFAALVGVGLACIALMQSGSMWALRLQRFGALAQTKFQQGLWQALAQVGLGLLVKGPAGLLLGDVLGRLGGVQALWRLLPRSLEGITWRTLQQTARRYRSFLVFGTSAALLTAASFHLPFILLTAFFGAAAMGQFSLSYRITTIPVTLVAQSIGQVFFARAAAARETPELAQLTIRTATMLIAVGLPVFGALFVVSPQAFPLIFGPNWYEAGVYARLLAPYLLLSIVAQPLSTLLTVREWQQALLVFTVFELALRMGAIYWGIATQQMYWAVFLFASSSALVAGISLGLFFRAAGARWADFWRSLRRYIWLNLPALLLLWGLTHWVAGWSLLGLTVLVSATVLLFTARELRKEGLV
- a CDS encoding O-antigen ligase; translation: MRSVAPVTAALLFPLWSWLAFPQILLYLYTFSLPLEGVFAIEGVFTLSKALLGLFLLSLVFQIRRPKIAWFPALVLTWRLIPRLRISILAAALMLWLFLSYFWSAEPSATWDKLQAWAQQLIGAMAIAFFIMARPQTLQPVLFSYSLGAGIAAVQGVSNYLRNPLSRTTFTGAADAADFAAVVLLGSLVAVGLWLTTKSPWMRWYSILCFALCTLAVVLSGTRSAWVAIVITLALVVLPRLGWRQFLSLGVAFGLVGLALFQLPAVNQFLTYRITSAAEDGGAGRTAIWAVGWQIAQQNLIFGHGLGTFTALFGQGVAAESDLESIDTYYITDGRGAHNIYLELVSEVGLIGLGIFLSWMWVLLQVSLRQSVHPDLILILKACLLAYLIQGAFLGILERKYLWLTIALLHGLAMMVRGNSYARIVSKP